The following is a genomic window from Manihot esculenta cultivar AM560-2 chromosome 9, M.esculenta_v8, whole genome shotgun sequence.
GAGATATACCTGTTAGTGCTAGTCAAATGGGTGTTAGGATGGTATCATGAGAAACGACCCCATGTTTCACTGATATCAAAAATGGAATTGAAAACCACCAGGAAAACCACCATCAAATCCGCCAAAGCCCCCAGGAAAGCCTCCTTCAAACTGAAATGTGAATTGTTGCCCTCCACCACCAAAGGGGCCTCCACCACCCATTCCCATTTCTTCCAAGTCTTCTCCTCTATCATATCTTCCACGCTTATCTTCATCACTAATAACCTGTAGAGGATATACCAGCATCAAATATGGAGCACATCAactaatctaaattttttaccaAGTAAATTACGTTGGACCATTTGCAACACAATTTCACAGGACGTTTAATCGTTTACAGGCCAAATGGAATACTTCATAGTAAATAGAGAAGGATAATAAAGAtgactaaaaacattataaagCCACACCTCATATGCTGCAGCAACTTCTCGGAACTtggcttctgcttcttctctatTATCAACATTCTTATCTGGATGCCATTGCAAAGCAAGTTTTTTATAGGCACGCTTGATTTCAGATATAGAGGCAGTCTTCGATACTCCCAAAATCTTGTACCAATCTTGCCGTTTGCTCATCTTTAAAGCTTTCTCTGCTCGCATTAATGTTTCTCGTATATCCATATCCTACAAATGTCACAAAATTGAAggtaaaaaggggaaaaaacaaAGTACCTTGAAAGAGACTGTGATTTATATGCTATTGACACATTTTCCTTAGTTTTCAATTAGCTAATCCTTCACAGAATTGGCACTGTTTGTGCCAGTAGAGTTAGTTCTTATTTCAATCCACAATTAGGGGGAATTTTCATATTCTCAGTGATTTTACAAGCACAGGAAAAAACACACATGCACACACACAAACGTGCTTGCCAGAGGGAATAATCCAATGTGAAGCATGATGCAAATCCAACTTGGATTATGGTAGTAACCATTTAATTGAGTTTAATGCTAGCAGGCATTAGAAAGTAAATAGAAGAGAAATAATACAAGTTCCCCAAGTCATTTAAGTAACTTAGATTCTGGAATTTACACTTGATACTATATTTTCTAGTTATGGAGAGATTCCTTTGACAACTAGAATTATAGGAGGCATTAGATCAACAAATTACATATCCTTTAGTGGAAAATTAGCACCCCACAACATGATGGAGGTATCAGACTTTGAAGAACGTCAAATGAACTTGGCATCAGCACTAACCTTAGGTGATTTCTCAGCTGCTGCTTTGAGATCTTGAACAGCTCCTTCCCAGTCCTCTATTAAGAGTTTAGCTTCACCCCTCTGCatgaaaggtttttttttttttttttttaaaaaaagttcaaGAAAATGTGGATCAAATAGTAAGCAGTTCCAACAATTTAGGTGGTAAAAATAAATGACAGCAGACCTGAACTAAACCTTCAAGAAGCTCCCCATCAATGTTAAGTGCTTCATTGCAGCTATTCAAAGCATCTTTGCCCCTGCCAAGCTTGACCAATACCTTACACAAGCCGAGATGGAGATGAACATTATATGCAAGATGATCAGGGTCCATTGCAAGAGCTGCTTTATAGTCATCTACTGCAACACGCAACTTGCCCTTATTTACATTATCTTCTGCCTGTAAAAGAAACAATACATTGATAACAAGTTATAGCAGGTCACAAGACATTTCAGTCTCAGAATAGCCCTATTAGGTCCAATTAAGAATGTCAATAAGCTGTTAAACTCAATAGAacctatttcttttattttttttcgttTGTGGGGTTGGGGTGATAGTCTGATAGAAGAAACATTAGAAGTTTAGTGGACCCACGCTTTTAGTCTTCttgagtaaattttttaatccaaaatatGCTTTCTTCAGCTCACTATGTTCTGGATCAAGACGAAGACCTTTTTGGAAATGCCTGAAAGCAACCACATTTTAAATGGCAATTCCAAGAAAGTTGAAGAAAAAAGCTTAACAAAATCGGTTATACTCACTTTGAAGCAACATCATGATCTGCTAAATAGTAGTAAGCACGGCCACGGAGCAATAATGCCTCTAGATTAGATTCATCTTCCTTGAGAATATAACCAGTTTCAGAAATGGCAGCAGAATAGTCTTTGACTGCTAGCAATAATCTAACTTTTAGGAGTTTAACCTGCAAGAAATAATTCCCATGTCCAAACAAAGAAACATAATTAGCAATAAATTACAACATTACAAAGTTGGGCAACTTCATGACCATGCTGTGCTTTCATCAAGTCTTTACCTTTGAGCATGCCGGCGAAAAAACAAGTACAACTTTATCTACGTATTCCAGAGATTTTGCATAATCGCCTGAACCAAAAAGAGTATAAGCAGTATCCAAAGCACTCTGAGCCTGATGCAATTGAGAAAGCTCCTTTTCTGCTGTTTTATGCCTTGGTTTCAGTTCCAGAAATTTTGTATAGCTCTTTTCTGATTCTTCATATCTGTAACAGGAAAAACGCATAATAATAACTTTTCCCAGACAACTTAACCATGGAGCAAGGAGGAGGTGCTGTAAGTGTTCCTCAGGACTTGGTAATTTTATGAaccattgtttatttatttattttttgagaaaGTATCATTCTAACAAAGATGATAATTGAATTAACATGGAAGCACAgataaaataatcaattcagccAATTTAGCATCTTGCAAAGCAACAGACAACAAAAATTATATTCCTTTCTAACATTCTCTGGTCTAACCACTTTGACAAATCGCAGTCTTTAAAATCATCAGAATAACAACTAGGGATGAGAACAAAAAGCTTAAAATCTTGGGAAAATTTGAAATTAGAAGTAAAAAACCAAACAATTCCCACCAACCTGCATAGCTGACGAAGAATAGAAGCGCGACGAAAATATGCTTCTGATAGTGTTGGATCAGCTTCAATGGCTGCATTTAGATCATCAAGTGCCTCGCTATAACGCTTAACCTTTACACTTCGCTCCACCTTTTCAAATAACTCCGCAACATTTCCACTTTTACCatctgaaattaaattaaaacattaaaaaaaatcgtTATGCACCAAATACCAATCCCAttcaccaaaaaaaaaatgacCGAAGGCAATGCATAGGTGCTTCTCTAATGGCAAATCGGATAATGATCAAAGCGGCAACAAAGAAGTACCTGAAGCAGAAACGAGAGGTTGAAGAAGTAAGAGCTGGCAAAGGAACACAAAATGAAGTATAAATACTGTATACGCCACTCCTCTGCATGCCACACCATCCACCGCCACCCTCCACCGCAATCTCGCCATATCCATTCCCTTCCTCATCTTCTACTTGGGTATCAATAAAGCAGGAAAATTTTCATACATGCAAATCAGGGATTTCAAGTTTGAATTGGAAATGTTTAAGGAACTCGAGACTGAAATTGATGAGGATTCGCCCAAGGAGAAAGGTTGAAGAAGGCCCGTGGAGGGATTCCGCTGTGTCAATACACGTATCTACTACCTATCATTTTTCTACACGTGGAATAACAATGCAGCTTAGTCAGCTGTCCTATCAAGTAAAAACTTGCCACGTGAACTATAATGTTCCCTTTATTTCTGGCTATATTTTGGgctttaaatgaaaaaatatgaaaattgtgTGGACGGGTGTGCAATTGGCCTATGGGCTTTGAGGTCGGATACCTGAGCCCAATAACGAAGCATACAAGTATGCAAAACATTTTAATATGCCAAAGAAAATAAGAACAAGGCTTAATGACACTACAAATTCTGAAATTTATGCATTTTTACAATTCAATTTTATCATTCTTCtataaaaattcaaagaaaatttCTCCGATctggaaaagaaaattaataaaagtgtAATTTTATATAAGTAATAATCTATGTGtcattccatttaaaaaaaaaaaaatctgtgtcattttttagcttttttttttcagtgaTAAAAGTGTAATCTCAACTTCTAATTAGGGTTTGCATTAGGTTGGTTGGTtttaaaactgaaccgaatagaataaattgaaaattgaaattttagtatttatgaaaatcgaatcaaaatgattttagaaatcgaatcaaactgaattggtctgattcagtttgattcggttcgatttaatcgatttaaatttttaataaattttttactttttacacttatttttagtattttaaaatttaattaaaatattttaactttaatatgatctaatctctctatattattaaaaataatatattattatcactaatcggttcaatttgatttattttttataaaaactaaaccGAACTAAGAtaataaaagtttttaaaattaaaaatcaaactgaatagaaataaataaaaatcaaattaaaattttaaattgattcagtttgatcaatttttttaatttaaactgaaTAGTGGTCGCAGCTCCCTTTAAtctattcaaattattttttagtttgacACGGTTATAAAatcacattttttttatttttctttttaaattgaatagtttttaaaaaatttaaaattttgaattgtgatacgaaaattgaaaatttaagattaaaatttgaaaacacatgaaaatgAGGATTTTTAtcgctattatttattttatttttgatttggtTTAATTCAAGTGTTATTTAGTGATTCGTGCTTGTCCTGTTCAGAGAAGATGACCCAAATTGAAAGTAACCATATAATAGAATtcctagaaaaaataaaaataatctatCTTAGAATCCTATAATGACAAGTTAATAGTTTTATAATCAGAGTTTGTTTGGTGTCTGCGAAACATAGTGATGAGAGAAATGCTACTCGAAACGTTTCAAACTCCAAAGACATAGGGGTTCGTCGACCCAGGTCTCCAAAAGCTGGTCGAAACAAGTACCAATAAAAAGGCACTACTCATttccaaaaaattaaaaaaaataaaaaaaaggaaagaaaaaagttgCAATCTCTTTAAATCAATGAGATAGAGAATTCGTGGATTTCCATTGGTGTTGATTCTGTTTCATCTCTAATCTTCACGAGAAAATAAAAGTTCCTTTGTAGTTAGGGTTTAATgcaaaatataaagaaattaacgCAAGAATCTGAAAATTAATCTCAATTATAAACACAaggattaaaattaaagaataattaaGATTTTAATACTTCTAATTATACGTGAGCGTAGGACATGCATGCTTGTCTTATCTCCCTCTATTTTCCCCTCTTTCTCGAGAGGAAGCCTAAAGGCTGAAAAGTTGAAGTTACTTTTTTGTATAGTTCTTCTAGCATAGTTTTTTCAACTTACAGTCCAATTTCTCACCTAATTTTCAAAGGCAAGCAAGAAATATGTTAGAGACTGATCTTTGATTCTTAATTTGGACTTCCATACAGGGaaataaaattcaagaaaaaaaaaatactatatcaTTTCCTtttgatatattaatttataaaataatatatctatttgtcgaatttatttttcaataaactGATTCGatatgaatataatttaattataatctcATAATGTTGAAATAActttaattaaactaaaaagaaaaattgtagGATAATATACTTGTATGCAGACTTAAAATtcaggggtgagcattcggtcggttcggtttaaaatcgaatcgaactgaataaaacgaaaattaaaattttagtatttataaaaatcaaatcgaatcgattttgattagaaaccgaatcaaactgaaccggtctgattcaattggattcaattcgatttgatcggttttaatttttactaaatttttttatttttatattttatttttatattttaaggtttaattaaaatattttaattttaatatgatctaatttttctatattattgaaaataatatattattatcactaatcggtttggtttgattttttttattttttctgattaaaatcgaaccaaattaaaataattaaaaattttaaaattaaaaaccaaaccgaatcgaaataaataaaaaaatcaaactgaacttttaaattaattcgattcggtcaGTTTTTTTAtctgaaccgaatactgctcacccctgcCTAGACCTAGATTCTTCCCCGTTAATAAGACACTAAAGCACTTCATGATCTAAGCACAAAGAGGCTTGTAAGGCCTACCTAATCTCTATTATATCACAACTACTTGCTAAACCCACATTAAACAAATAGTAAGAAAACCAACTGCGCACGTTATATAGATTTACCATACATACAACCCTCTTATTTCCTAAAGAATTTGTGATTATTTCTACAATTATATAAAGATATTATAAACGAACGAATTTTAACTCAATAATATGTAGTAGATTTCAGTCTGGCTAaatgagtaaaaaaaaaaaaattgtacatACATATGCTCAATTAATTCCAAATAAACCCACCATCTTGGATGAGATTGCCGGATTTTTTTTTGAGTGAATTGTGTTGTACGTAGTTTTCTGTGCCCTTAAATTTCAAGAAAAGAGCTAGCAGAGGTAAATAACTAAATATACTAGAAATATATAGAGAGGATAAGAGAGTTAAGACATGAGATAAAACaagaagagaacaaaggaaaacAGCAAAATATAAGAAAACAACGAGAACATGCAAAACTTAGAGTTGACTAGCTCATTGTTTTGTCACTTCAGATAAGCATCCACTGGGCCACCCACTATACCTTCACAAGCCTTCCTTGTCCTGGCCTGGATTCTCTCCACCGATTCCACCACCAAGCGAGTCTCGTTCTCGGTTTCAAACTCGGGTTTCTTAGTATCTGCTTCTTGCTTGTGGGATTTAAATTTCGGTACGTACGATGTGGTGTAACCAACGTGAGTCCTCATCAGGGATTGCTAGTGAATTGACTTAGACCCATAGCTGAGCTCATTGAAACAAATTTAGCTAACTCTTGGGGTAAAAATGGGCGCCCAGATTGATCACTCATGCCAAGAAAATCTCTGGTTAAACCACTTTGTATGGAATTTGAACCTGGTCGCAGCTTCAACTGAACTGGGTGATCATTTTGTTTTACTGTAGATTGCATCACAACTTGATCAAGACCACTTGATACGACCATTACAGCGTCGCCCATAGGTGCACTACTCTTTGTTACTGTTAAATTACTTTCTGCAGGTTGCTTGTTAACATTTTGGAAAACTTGGTGCAGCTGCTCGTTTCTGTTCTCACTGAGAGTGGTGAGGTTGGTTGAATTGGATGAAGAGGAAGAGCTCATTAGTCCACAATTGTTGCTTCCAAGGAAAGATTGATTGCTTCTTGTAGAACCCATTTGAGCTGCCTTTTGAAGCAGAGCAGTGGCGGACATGGAAGCAGCTGGCTTTGATTGCTTATGCTGATGATTATCGGAGTAGAGAGAAGGCAATGAATCCATTACAATATTAGGCTTATTTCCACCTCCTTCTTCTTTAAGTCCATGAGGCAGTCCTGTTAAGGTCAAGTTACCAAATTTGGTGGTGGATGATGAACCATAAAGATTTGATCTTATTTGCATCATCTCAGGCAAGCCAGTTGAACTTGGAGATGCATAAAGATTAGAATGATTAACCAAAATATCAGCAGGATTGATCTCAGGATTTGCCTGATTTAGCCACAGGGACAATCCAGACTTTTGTTGATCAGCATTTAGAGAGGGCAAGCCATTGAAATCCGGTCTAAAACCTGAGGAACTGAATTGGGAAATGCCAGAAATCTCTTGAACTCCACGGCCTGAACCTCCATGATGAGGCAAATTAACTGTATCATTTCTGAAATTTAGGCTGGTTGCTGCAGCTGAATTGATTCTTGCACTTTCTTCAGCTAAGGCATCACAAAAGGCTCTATGGGTGATAAAGCTATCTTTCCTGTTCCAAGTAtattaattagaaatatttgCATATCTACCTGGTACTCATTAATGAAGTGAAGCATTAAATTGCTATCCAAAAGCCAAAATGAAACCCTCTACAGCATTTATTTCTTATATGATGCTTATCAAAAGAAAGCAAAACAgaagaaatattattaaaaacaaGGGAGAAAGCTGAGTACTGATACCTGGAAAATAAAGTCCCACAATCACATTTATATTCTCTAGTCCCACAAGTCTTGGAGTGAGCTTTCCAGTCAGATTGAACTGCATATTTCTTTGAACACTTCTCACACTTCCATTTCTTCTCTCCATGTTTCCGGCTGTAATGCTTTTTTATTCCCGTGAGATCGCCGAGAGCTCTCGATGGATCATGGTGAACGCAGGTCTTTACTGGGCATAGATACACTTTCTTTCTGACTTCTTTGTTGGTCCTTTGCTTTAGCTTCCATGGAAGATTGTGACCTCTCCGATGAAGCTGCAAGTTTTGGTCTCTTTGAAAACCTTTATTGCATATTTCGCATATGAATCGGTTTGTAGCCATGAGAGTCTTCGGGGATAAAGCAATAACTTCAGCATCTGGATCTGTAAAGACACAGCTATGACTTACTATTCAATTGAAAATTAGCTAGAGAGGCCTAAAACTTGCATAAAGAAGTAAAGAAAATTAAGGGTACGAATCAAAAGGGAAGAATAAACATGGGTATAGTTAATTACCAGGTGTTCCAGGCAAATTTCTCTTCTTCTTGGGAGCATGATTAGAATTAggtttagggttagggtttgcaTTGATCTGTTGTTGAGGAGCAAACCCTGGAATGGAAGAAGGAATGGAGAAAGCATCATCAGACATCATTTGCATATGTAAAATGAACTTAAGAGAAGTTGTCACACAACAGACCAAGAAACCTTACAGAAAGAGATAAAACTGTACAAACAAAAAAACAAGAGTTTCTCCAAACACAAACAGCTAAATCTTTGGTATATTTTTCAACATAACTACGGACTCATTATCTCTTTGTAGTTTCTAATTGTGCCTAAAGACAAGAACAACTCATCAAAGCTTGAATCTTTAAACACTCAAccactaaaagaaacaatagtCCAAACTTGAGACTCTCCTTACGAGAAATATTCAGAGTCACAGAGATCTGGTTTTCTCTTTGTTTtgatttcaaaagaaaaaaccaAAAATCATCTCTTCTTTATTCTCTAACTCTAGCTTAACCCCTTTctggtctctctctctctttcattATCCTGGTCTCAGATTTTTTTAAGCATAGAGACCATGGTCTTATCTCACC
Proteins encoded in this region:
- the LOC110622855 gene encoding zinc finger protein JACKDAW, coding for MQMMSDDAFSIPSSIPGFAPQQQINANPNPKPNSNHAPKKKRNLPGTPDPDAEVIALSPKTLMATNRFICEICNKGFQRDQNLQLHRRGHNLPWKLKQRTNKEVRKKVYLCPVKTCVHHDPSRALGDLTGIKKHYSRKHGEKKWKCEKCSKKYAVQSDWKAHSKTCGTREYKCDCGTLFSRKDSFITHRAFCDALAEESARINSAAATSLNFRNDTVNLPHHGGSGRGVQEISGISQFSSSGFRPDFNGLPSLNADQQKSGLSLWLNQANPEINPADILVNHSNLYASPSSTGLPEMMQIRSNLYGSSSTTKFGNLTLTGLPHGLKEEGGGNKPNIVMDSLPSLYSDNHQHKQSKPAASMSATALLQKAAQMGSTRSNQSFLGSNNCGLMSSSSSSNSTNLTTLSENRNEQLHQVFQNVNKQPAESNLTVTKSSAPMGDAVMVVSSGLDQVVMQSTVKQNDHPVQLKLRPGSNSIQSGLTRDFLGMSDQSGRPFLPQELAKFVSMSSAMGLSQFTSNP
- the LOC110622856 gene encoding dnaJ protein P58IPK homolog, which encodes MRKGMDMARLRWRVAVDGVACRGVAYTVFILHFVFLCQLLLLQPLVSASDGKSGNVAELFEKVERSVKVKRYSEALDDLNAAIEADPTLSEAYFRRASILRQLCRYEESEKSYTKFLELKPRHKTAEKELSQLHQAQSALDTAYTLFGSGDYAKSLEYVDKVVLVFSPACSKVKLLKVRLLLAVKDYSAAISETGYILKEDESNLEALLLRGRAYYYLADHDVASKHFQKGLRLDPEHSELKKAYFGLKNLLKKTKSAEDNVNKGKLRVAVDDYKAALAMDPDHLAYNVHLHLGLCKVLVKLGRGKDALNSCNEALNIDGELLEGLVQRGEAKLLIEDWEGAVQDLKAAAEKSPKDMDIRETLMRAEKALKMSKRQDWYKILGVSKTASISEIKRAYKKLALQWHPDKNVDNREEAEAKFREVAAAYEVISDEDKRGRYDRGEDLEEMGMGGGGPFGGGGQQFTFQFEGGFPGGFGGFDGGFPGGFQFHF